From the Candidatus Thermoplasmatota archaeon genome, one window contains:
- a CDS encoding type II toxin-antitoxin system RelE/ParE family toxin: protein MREILLSTPARKQYSNLEGEPKSRIKTALKDIAAGNEKRDVKKLKGLKGRKDLYRLRVGDYRVIYYEDAECIKVTQIIHRSKGYDWL from the coding sequence ATGAGGGAAATTCTTTTGTCAACTCCTGCGAGAAAGCAGTATAGCAATCTTGAAGGAGAACCGAAAAGCAGGATAAAAACCGCTTTAAAGGATATCGCCGCCGGAAATGAAAAAAGAGATGTTAAAAAATTGAAGGGTTTGAAGGGAAGGAAAGATTTGTACAGGCTAAGAGTGGGTGACTACAGGGTAATATATTATGAAGATGCTGAATGCATTAAAGTCACTCAGATTATTCATAGAAGCAAGGGGTACGATTGGTTATAA